A region of Vigna radiata var. radiata cultivar VC1973A chromosome 6, Vradiata_ver6, whole genome shotgun sequence DNA encodes the following proteins:
- the LOC106764193 gene encoding L-gulonolactone oxidase 3: protein MIPNKPKNCPSTPSPPSSIFKMAGGHRLCFQILGFIHALQFLCSITTVYGMVPQSPVECSSSGCILRNSYGAWGDRRDCSALNVTYPTTEEQLRSAVSYAVRNNLKVKVVTKFSHTIPKLACPQGSSRASAGATILISTEKYDSGIEIDAANMAVTADAGVGLRQLIDVVESRGFSLVAAPYWEGVTVAGVISTGAHGSSWWGKGGSVHDHVLAITLVVPASRSEGYAKVLRLEAQDPMLNAAKLSLGVLGAISKVKLSIEHRFKRSIRYNFSEKDDVIEDVYAEHAKKYEFADITWYPSRHTVVYRYDSRVPLNASGDGLNDFIGFQPNSIVISESVRAAEKLLESTRNVNGKCLTAATTLGFKRLVGNGLKNNGQIFSGYPVVGYQGKMQTSGSCLYSTRFDTSCAWDPRIKGLFFYESTAIFPSSAFGDFVRDVRKLRDLKPENFCGVDNYNGLLIRFIKASSAYLGQPEDSVVVDFNYYRANDPSNPRLNQDLLEEVEQLAFFKYGAKPHWAKNRNVAFLGVQHKYPKFDMFIAAKQKMDPQNVFSSEWSDAILYGKESEKVDGCALEGLCICSEDRHCSPQKGFYCSHGLVYMEARVCRYSQSSMSPSSTIA from the exons ATGATACCTAACAAACCAAAAAACTGTCCGTCGACTccatcaccaccatcttcaatctTCAAGATGGCTGGTGGCCACCGGCTTTGTTTTCAGATTTTGGGATTCATTCACGCACTTCAATTTTTGTGTTCAATCACAACCGTCTACGGCATGGTCCCACAGTCCCCGGTTGAATGCAGCAGTTCAGGGTGCATTCTCCGCAACTCCTACGGTGCGTGGGGTGACCGCAGGGACTGTTCTGCCCTCAACGTGACATACCCAACCACAGAAGAACAGCTTCGTTCGGCAGTGTCCTACGCTGTCCGAAACAACCTCAAAGTCAAGGTGGTCACGAAATTTTCGCACACCATTCCCAAGTTAGCATGTCCCCAAGGGAGTTCCAGAGCAAGTGCAGGTGCCACTATCCTCATCAGCACAGAGAAATACGACTCTGGCATCGAAATCGATGCTGCGAATATGGCAGTGACTGCGGACGCCGGTGTGGGGCTTCGGCAACTGATTGACGTGGTTGAGAGTAGAGGGTTCAGCTTGGTGGCTGCGCCTTATTGGGAGGGGGTGACGGTTGCCGGAGTTATTAGCACGGGGGCACACGGTAGTTCGTGGTGGGGTAAAGGTGGTTCTGTTCATGATCATGTTCTGGCTATTACTCTTGTAGTCCCTGCTTCCAGATCTGAAGGGTATGCAAAGGTTTTGAGGTTGGAGGCGCAGGACCCCATGCTTAATGCGGCCAAGCTGTCTCTGGGAGTGCTTGGTGCCATCTCTAAG GTAAAATTATCCATCGAGCATAGGTTCAAAAGAAGCATAAGATACAATTTCTCAGAAAAAGATGATGTGATCGAAGATGTATACGCAGAGCATGCGAAAAAGTATGAATTTGCAGATATAACTTGGTATCCATCAAGGCACACAGTGGTGTACAGATATGATTCTAGGGTTCCCTTAAATGCCTCCGGTGATGGACTTAATGACTTCATTGGATTTCAACCCAATTCCATCGTGATATCAGAATCAGTTAGAGCAGCAG AAAAACTACTAGAGAGTACGAGAAACGTGAATGGGAAATGCTTAACAGCAGCTACAACTTTGGGCTTCAAGAGATTAGTAGGAAATGGGTTGAAGAACAATGGCCAAATCTTCAGTGGCTACCCTGTAGTGGGTTACCAAGGCAAAATGCAAACTTCAGGTTCATGCTTATATTCAACAAGATTTGACACATCATGTGCTTGGGATCCACGAATCAAAGGGCTATTTTTCTATGAGAGCACTGCAATCTTCCCTTCATCAGCATTTGGAGACTTCGTCCGTGACGTGAGAAAACTGAGAGACCTAAAACCAGAAAATTTCTGTGGGGTGGACAACTATAACGGGTTGCTAATTCGCTTCATCAAAGCCTCAAGTGCATATCTAGGGCAACCTGAGGACTCAGTAGTGGTTGATTTCAACTATTATCGGGCAAACGACCCTTCAAATCCTAGACTAAACCAAGATCTGTTGGAGGAAGTGGAGCAATTGGCATTCTTCAAGTATGGGGCTAAGCCACATTGGGCTAAGAATAGGAATGTAGCATTCCTAGGGGTGCAGCATAAGTATCCGAAGTTTGACATGTTCATTGcagcaaaacaaaaaatggaTCCTCAAAATGTGTTCTCCAGTGAATGGTCTGATGCTATACTTTATGGGAAGGAATCAGAAAAAGTTGATGGGTGTGCGTTGGAGGGACTCTGCATATGTAGCGAAGACAGACATTGCAGCCCCCAAAAAGGGTTTTACTGCAGCCATGGCCTTGTCTACATGGAAGCTAGAGTTTGTAGATATTCACAATCATCAATGTCACCGTCATCAACCATAGCATGA